In Carya illinoinensis cultivar Pawnee chromosome 16, C.illinoinensisPawnee_v1, whole genome shotgun sequence, a single window of DNA contains:
- the LOC122299539 gene encoding box C/D snoRNA protein 1 yields MESQGDRAPTNPPVCEECEASPSKYKCPGCSMRSCSLPCVKAHKQRTGCTGKRSQTQFVPLSQFDDNLLLSDYNLLEEVKRVAESAQRTRTKLCGYAHSKFPFHLRSLWNAAARRRTKLLFLSSGMSKRQKNRTRYDQRKKSILWTIEWRFYSTDIVLHDHGVNENTNLCSIIENHLKTGPWNHQLRQFCEEQLDCLKFFIRKYPKGSVSPFRELDVRASIKQQFSSLVILEYPVIYVSLPSHSSDFDVVKDTNPVTEKPELKDSESNPSPVGAPFKEEEIEDDNNSSDPRVFELMKHVSSSPMPRSPHYNLRTEKEVDNSSECPLFSRVATSNWSHSTSNSNEAGVSQMMDFDFDQGLIDSYSELIAQINPDDFLDLEFEFAEELDAEGRRELSDLRAYLSADEELEEGEILE; encoded by the exons ATGGAGAGCCAAGGCGACCGAGCTCCGACAAACCCACCTGTCTGCGAGGAATGTGAAGCAAGCCCGTCAAAGTACAAGTGCCCGGGTTGCTCCATGCGTTCTTGTAGCCTTCCTTGCGTCAAAGCTCACAAGCAACGCACCGGATGTACGGGCAAGAGGAGCCAGACCCAATTCGTTCCGCTCTCTCAATTCGACGATAATCTGCTCCTTTCTg ATTACAATTTACTGGAGGAAGTGAAGAGGGTCGCTGAATCTGCTCAGAGAACGAGAACTAAATTGTGCGGGTATGCTCATTCTAAGTTTCCATTTCATCTTAGAAGTCTCTGGAACGCTGCAGCAAGGCGAAGGACAAAACTTCTATTTCTCTCTAGTGGAATGTCAAAAAGACAGAAAAATCGAACTCGATATGACCAAAG GAAAAAATCTATCTTGTGGACCATTGAATGGCGGTTTTACTCAACAGACATTGTTTTACATGATCATGG AGTGAATGAAAATACAAACCTCTGCTCCATCATTGAGAATCATCTGAAAACTGGCCCATGGAATCATCAACTAAGGCAATTTTGCGAGGAACAGCTGGACTGTCTCAAGTTTTTCATCCGTAAATATCCAAAG GGCTCCGTATCACCTTTCCGGGAGTTGGACGTGAGGGCCTCAATAAAGCAACAATTTTCCAGTTTAGTTATATTGGAGTATCCTGTAATATATGTCTCTCTCCCTTCACACAGCTCTGATTTTGACGTTGTTAAGGATACCAACCCTGTTACTGAAAAACCAGAGCTAAAAGATTCTGAAAGCAATCCAAGCCCAGTTGGTGCCCCCTTCAAGGAGGAGGAAATAGAAGACGACAATAACTCTTCAGATCCTCGTGTTTTTGAACTCATGAAACATGTGAGTTCAAGTCCAATGCCTCGATCCCCCCATTACAACTTGAGGACTGAGAAAGAGGTAGATAATTCATCAGAATGCCCTTTGTTCTCAAGGGTGGCAACAAGCAACTGGTCACATTCCACCTCCAATTCCAATGAAGCAGGAGTGTCTCAAATGATGGATTTTGACTTTGATCAGGGCTTAATAGATTCGTACTCAGAGCTCATTGCACAAATTAACCCTGATGACTTTCTGGATTTGGAATTTGAGTTTGCTGAAGAGCTAGATGCAGAAGGAAGAAGAGAGCTCTCGGATCTCCGTGCATATTTGTCAGCAGATGAGGAATTAGAGGAAGGGGAGATTCTTGAATAA